One genomic segment of Gadus chalcogrammus isolate NIFS_2021 chromosome 3, NIFS_Gcha_1.0, whole genome shotgun sequence includes these proteins:
- the tet2 gene encoding methylcytosine dioxygenase TET2: protein METEQSSHETEESLILAQFGTTEHPNPTDTTKLHNGNQSPDGARINGHEDWTHYKPIAGVNSMKRTQENCNSPGSEQGLFSPGPYTMNGELKHAHPDDSLLVPQPKKLKMDTEMKGNEDMSSSLVEDFSELTKETDFDCNALQETKLDKINRNFSNGDLIGHSRQPFSISNGATASQPIMEGTPGDLLEKTLSQYYPEQVSIAPQPSGSLPLAVNGSLAKKLPNQGAQHLPLSSGYPNSTQMPGALQQKPRPGHNNENGYNSALYIVNGYSKNHEAGHQQQQAYSVQERDFALGQVGERPANDSQHQNDLKCFPKNPDGMYKKSNQEFNQNSFPEHNMPPQTGKGCESESFPSPGLKGMRQSEEPGSGNKSENDGGLQYTMQPQIQHFQQRSGSLCRAGPDSIGSMGPKSISRQSAPGTQQSHHAGMENGLDSPTQQSSNLACTATGQGQWMDRNTPQSEQRLSSGPPSKTQEHDMWEDFLNRPQSDQQPPNPKVNGQMLQTDPMQRFQTQEGFTDNPSGSNNFQQQQIKQEQLQSQSHCAQTQHNTAPEWQQSNSKTTPMQQALSQQCNLSEQTSHCYRTPMQREHLHDVDPDLQEILSPEFLPTQQHCLERPMSHPPQFEGQQQQLKSPNYRPHSQPHPGQQQFQPHQQGRNSVQANLHPQQAFGYNNAVERQQLQRQQFGTVNQGSVDFKQCHPQQQQPSVQCHPPTHPDFQNTTARPNAQIPQLGTMNQQVSGKMYSKEEQQQQQQQQQQKDLCSQLQRGYQLPPGAGGNQGDYQKHAALRMHLLQRQERHGPPYPPQSLGDKQGPIPIKMENGPRFASPGIHQQEYQRREMAMGSPQVKQEFTQSMCKQTNKPGSILATMEQSLRQYELSPVFEKKSFALNSPQVKVESSGAVTILSTNADLGGGDSGIHSSSAPMRRHNDFTPKKEPSLQSFLESPMKLLDTPIKNLLDTPIKTQYDIASCHCVEQISEKDEGPYYTHLGAAPSVPAIREVMEKRSGLTGRAIRIEKVIYTGKEGKSTQGCPIAKWVIRRGSDEEKVLVLVRQRAGHTCETSCIIVVILIWEGINRNVADQLYKELSTTLTKHGAHTQRRCAINEERTCACQGLNPEACGASFSFGCSWSMYYNGCKFARSKIPRKFKLLGDDSNEEGRLEQNLQHLATLMGPMYKTLAPDAYANQVEHEHRAPDCRLGQEDGRPFSGVTACMDFCAHAHRDLHNMQGGSTVVCTLTREDNRDIGKIPEDEQLHVLPLYKASSTDEFGSEEGQQEKIKTGAIQVLNAFRRQVRMLSEPAKSCRQKKLDAKKAAANKNASLDIKAEKNMQAKAKAGTYENIAQSAAGTGPIPGAMAAAAQAAPSPHRLGVHQQQQLHQQQLHQQHAKILPPYPGSPHPAGYPGFPIHSGSYPSTSTAGGMYPTPTPTSPYPSPLHVQNAYMNGANSPYPGYQCNGGMPLDNYHPYYASNPKPLDMYRQQRPALYPEQQYGVHQRYPPRYGEPGLQVNGYNACSMRPGVHPMGTYPPYGPNGATNAHLMDALSRAPSTHPGLNYEAAMKNGNQFGGYANPYLPQNPQMFPPGQDPFRMPIKQEMGLPGPQVLPSALGSECHTPQAQFGVPNGNLQGVTIKQEPGTPTTPTTPQKPEMWSNNEHNFLDPDIGGVAVAPSHGSILIECAKRELHATTPVKNPDRNHPTRISLVFYQHKNMNEAKHGLALWEAKMAEKAREKEEDAERNGGEVTPSKSGGKKAVKREHPETDPPREPTYKRFIQTLMESSMSSTTNTYVSTTPYAFTKVTGPYSQFM from the exons ATGGAAACAGAACAGTCTAGCCATGAGACGGAAGAAAGTCTGATATTAGCACAATTTGGCACCACTGAGCATCCCAACCCGACGGATACTACCAAACTCCACAATGGAAACCAGTCTCCCGATGGAGCGCGGATTAATGGACACGAGGACTGGACCCATTACAAGCCTATTGCAGGGGTCAACTCCATGAAAAGAACCCAAGAGAACTGCAACAGCCCTGGTTCAGAACAGGGACTATTCAGTCCAGGGCCTTACACCATGAACGGGGAGCTGAAGCATGCGCACCCGGACGACTCTTTGTTGGTTCCTCAGCCTAAGAAACTCAAAATGGATACTGAAATGAAAGGAAATGAGGATATGAGCTCCAGTCTGGTAGAAGACTTTTCTGAGCTGACAAAGGAGACCGATTTTGACTGCAATGCCCTGCAGGAGACAAAACTGgacaaaataaacagaaattTCTCAAATGGGGATCTTATTGGCCATTCTAGACAACCATTTTCCATTTCTAATGGTGCTACAGCCTCGCAACCAATAATGGAAGGCACTCCGGGTGATCTTTTAGAGAAGACTCTGTCTCAGTATTACCCTGAACAGGTTTCCATTGCACCACAACCATCTGGTTCACTGCCACTGGCCGTCAATGGATCTCTAGCAAAAAAGCTGCCCAATCAAGGTGCTCAACACCTCCCTTTAAGCTCAGGTTACCCAAATTCAACTCAGATGCCTGGTGCACTGCAACAGAAACCTAGACCAGGCCACAATAATGAAAATGGTTACAACTCTGCTCTCTATATAGTGAACGGATACTCCAAGAATCATGAAGCAGGTCACCAGCAGCAGCAAGCTTACTCTGTCCAGGAACGGGACTTTGCACTTGGGCAAGTTGGAGAGCGACCTGCCAACGACTCACAACATCAAAATGATCTAAAATGCTTTCCAAAGAATCCTGACGGCATGTATAAGAAATCAAACCAGGAGTTTAATCAGAACTCCTTCCCTGAACATAACATGCCTCCCCAGACAGGGAAGGGATGCGAGTCTGAGAGTTTTCCCAGCCCAGGATTAAAAGGAATGAGGCAGAGTGAGGAGCCTGGTTCTGGCAATAAATCTGAAAATGATGGTGGTCTCCAATACACAATGCAACCCCAGATCCAGCACTTTCAACAACGTTCAGGGAGCTTGTGTCGAGCTGGACCAGACAGCATTGGCTCTATGGGGCCTAAATCGATAAGCAGGCAAAGCGCACCAGGAACTCAGCAGTCTCATCATGCTGGAATGGAAAATGGACTGGATAGCCCAACCCAGCAGAGCAGCAACTTAGCATGCACTGCAACCGGCCAGGGGCAGTGGATGGACCGTAACACACCTCAATCTGAGCAGCGCTTGAGCAGTGGTCCGCCATCAAAAACACAAGAGCATGATATGTGGGAAGACTTTCTGAACAGGCCTCAGTCAGATCAGCAACCACCAAATCCCAAAGTCAATGGGCAGATGTTGCAAACAGACCCAATGCAACGCTTTCAAACCCAGGAAGGTTTCACAGATAACCCCTCAGGGTCTAACAatttccagcagcagcagattaAACAGGAGCAATTGCAGTCCCAATCTCATTGTGCTCAAACTCAGCACAACACTGCCCCTGAGTGGCAGCAATCTAATTCGAAAACAACTCCAATGCAGCAGGCTCTTTCCCAGCAGTGCAACCTCTCTGAACAGACAAGTCACTGCTATCGCACTCCCATGCAGCGTGAGCACTTACACGACGTAGACCCAGACCTGCAGGAAATATTGTCACCCGAATTTTTACCAACACAACAGCACTGTCTAGAACGGCCCATGTCGCATCCGCCCCAGTTTgaagggcagcagcagcagctcaagTCCCCCAACTACAGACCCCACAGTCAGCCTCATCCAGGTCAGCAGCAGTTCCAGCCCCACCAGCAGGGGAGAAACTCTGTACAGGCCAACCTCCACCCTCAGCAAGCTTTTGGCTACAACAACGCTGTGGAAAGGCAGCAACTTCAGAGGCAACAGTTTGGCACAGTGAATCAAGGGAGTGTGGACTTTAAACAATGCcacccgcagcagcagcagccttcgGTACAGtgccatccacccacccaccctgacTTCCAAAACACAACAGCACGCCCAAATGCTCAAATACCACAATTAGGCACAATGAACCAACAGGTTTCAGGAAAGATGTATTCTaaggaagagcagcagcagcagcagcagcagcagcagcagaaagatTTGTGTTCTCAATTACAGAGAGGGTACCAGCTACCTCCTGGAGCTGGGGGGAACCAAGGAGACTATCAGAAGCATGCAGCTCTGCGAATGCACCTTTTACAGCGGCAGGAGCGCCATGGACCACCTTATCCACCTCAGAGCCTCGGTGACAAACAAGGGCCAATACCTATCAAAATGGAAAATGGACCCCGATTTGCATCACCGGGAATACATCAGCAGGAGTATCAGAGGCGAGAGATGGCAATGGGAAGCCCACAGGTCAAGCAGGAGTTTACTCAATCCATGTGCAAACAAACTAACAAGCCCGGGAGCATCCTGGCCACCATGGAACAAAGCCTCAGGCAGTATGAGCTTTCTCCTGTGTTTGAGAAGAAGTCCTTTGCCCTAAATTCTCCTCAGGTGAAGGTGGAGTCCTCAGGGGCTGTCACAATACTGTCAACCAACGCAGATCTGGGCGGAGGGGATTCAGGGATCCATTCCAGCTCTGCCCCCATGAGGAGACACAATGACTTCACCCCGAAGAAAGAGCCTTCCCTCCAGAGCTTTCTTGAATCTCCCATGAAGCTCCTGGACACCCCCATAAAGAACCTGCTAGACACTCCTATCAAAACACAGTATGACATTGCATCTTGTCACTGTGTCG AACAAATCAGTGAGAAGGATGAGGGCCCTTATTACACCCATTTGGGCGCAGCACCGAGTGTCCCGGCTATACGAGAAGTCATGGAGAAAAG GTCTGGGCTAACTGGTCGTGCCATTAGAATTGAAAAAGTCATTTACACAGGCAAGGAGGGGAAGAGCACACAAGGATGTCCTATTGCCAAATGG GTCATTCGACGTGGCAGCGATGAGGAGAaggtgctggtgttggtccGGCAGCGTGCCGGACATACGTGCGAGACGTCCTGCATTATCGTGGTCATTCTAATCTGGGAGGGCATCAACCGAAATGTGGCCGACCAGCTGTACAAGGAGTTGAGCACCACTTTAACCAAGCATGGAGCCCACACCCAGAGGCGCTGCGCAATCAACGAGGA GAGGACATGTGCATGCCAAGGACTAAATCCTGAGGCCTGCGGAGCGTCCTTCTCGTTTGGCTGTTCCTGGAGCATGTATTACAATGGATGCAAGTTTGCGAGGAGCAAAATTCCAAGGAAATTCAAGCTTCTTGGAGATGATAGTAATGAG GAGGGAAGACTGGAGCAAAATCTACAACACCTAGCCACTTTAATGGGGCCAATGTATAAAACATTagcaccggacgcgtacgctaACCAg GTGGAACATGAACACAGAGCTCCAGATTGTCGCCTTGGGCAGGAAGATGGCCGCCCTTTCTCTGGGGTCACTGCTTGCATGGACTTCTGTGCACATGCTCATAGAGACCTCCACAACATGCAGGGTGGCAGCACTGTG GTTTGCACCTTGACCAGAGAGGATAATCGGGACATAGGCAAGATCCCCGAGGACGAACAACTTCATGTTCTGCCTCTGTACAAGGCCTCCAGTACGGACGAATTTGGTAGTGAGGAAGGCCAGCAAGAGAAGATCAAAACCGGTGCCATACAGGTCCTCAATGCCTTCCGACGCCAGGTCCGCATGCTCTCAGAACCTGCCAAGTCCTGCCGGCAGAAGAAGCTGGACGCCAAAAAAGCAGCGGCCAACAAGAATGCCAGTCTTGACATTAAGGCCGAGAAGAACATGCAGGCCAAGGCCAAGGCTGGCACTTATGAAAACATTGCTCAGAGCGCTGCTGGGACAG GACCTATCCCAGGGGCTATGGCAGCGGCAGCACAAGCGGCTCCATCGCCACACCGCCTCGGagtccaccagcagcagcagctgcaccagcagcagctgcaccaGCAGCACGCCAAGATCCTCCCCCCATACCCAGGATCCCCACACCCGGCCGGCTATCCAGGCTTCCCTATCCATTCTGGGTCCTATCCGAGCACTTCAACGGCAGGTGGCATGTACCCCACGCCGACACCAACTAGCCCTTACCCGTCTCCACTTCATGTTCAAAACGCCTACATGAATGGGGCGAACTCCCCTTACCCCGGCTATCAGTGTAACGGAGGAATGCCCCTGGATAATTATCACCCTTATTATGCATCAAACCCAAAGCCCCTCGATATGTATCGGCAACAGAGGCCCGCGCTTTACCCAGAGCAGCAGTACGGTGTACATCAACGCTATCCGCCAAGGTATGGAGAACCAGGTTTACAGGTTAATGGATATAATGCCTGCAGCATGAGGCCAGGTGTTCATCCCATGGGCACTTACCCCCCCTATGGACCTAATGGAGCAACAAATGCACATCTTATGGATGCCCTCTCCAGAGCCCCCTCAACACACCCTGGGCTGAACTACGAAGCTGCCATGAAAAATGGCAATCAGTTCGGAGGATACGCAAATCCATACCTCCCTCAGAATCCACAAATGTTCCCCCCTGGCCAAGATCCGTTCCGTATGCCGATCAAGCAGGAAATGGGCCTTCCAGGCCCACAGGTGCTTCCCTCTGCATTAGGTAGCGAATGTCACACTCCGCAGGCACAATTTGGAGTTCCCAATGGAAACCTGCAAGGTGTGACCATCAAACAGGAGCCTGGGACCCCAACCACGCCCACCACCCCACAGAAACCCGAGATGTGGTCAAACAACGAGCACAACTTCTTGGACCCGGATATTGGTGGCGTGGCGGTGGCCCCGAGCCACGGTTCCATCCTGATTGAGTGCGCAAAACGGGAACTCCATGCGACGACGCCGGTTAAAAACCCAGACCGCAACCACCCAACACGCATTTCTCTCGTCTTCTACCAGcacaaaaacatgaatgagGCAAAGCACGGGTTGGCTCTGTGGGAAGCAAAGATGGCAGAGAAAGCTCGAGAGAAGGAAGAAGACGCAGAGAGGAACGGGGGTGAGGTTACCCCAAGTAAAAGCGGCGGAAAGAAAGCGGTCAAACGTGAGCACCCGGAGACTGATCCACCCCGGGAGCCTACTTACAAGCGTTTCATCCAGACACTCATGGAGAGCTCTATGTCCAGCACTACCAACACCTATGTCAGTACAACCCCATATGCCTTCACAAAGGTTACCGGGCCCTACAGTCAATTTATGTAG